In the genome of Monodelphis domestica isolate mMonDom1 chromosome 2, mMonDom1.pri, whole genome shotgun sequence, one region contains:
- the TMEM69 gene encoding transmembrane protein 69, with amino-acid sequence MLHLLRSCSRASSQILNISPSVARVPVRKKSDTPHILRTPLQNGLPFFMRPWLLTAGLGSENGDKGYHTSKCCFKKKKVFVVPKRPPIILTYLPNTPKPALYVALTGLIPFVAPPLFMMMRETYIPELAFAQMAYGASFLSFLGGVRWGFTLPEDSPAKPDLMNLACSGAPLVFSWYAFLISEGLPGAIVMVIMGFGVALHNEVFLLPHYPNWFKALRIVVTLVAFFSFVATLILKNVYLETDLKQPAQAE; translated from the exons ATGCTCCACCTCCTCCGTAGCTGCTCTAGGGCATCTTCCCAG ATCCTTAACATCTCTCCTTCTGTGGCTCGGGTTCCTGTGAGGAAGAAGTCCGACACTCCTCATATCCTGAGGACTCCTCTGCAGAACGGCCTTCCTTTCTTTATGAGACCGTGGCTCCTCACAGCCGGTCTGGGGTCTGAGAATGGGGATAAAGGCTATCACACATCTAAGTGCTGTTTCAAGAAGAAGAAAGTCTTTGTGGTCCCAAAGAGACCACCAATCATTCTTACATACCTCCCAAACACCCCAAAGCCTGCCCTATACGTTGCTTTGACTGGATTGATTCCCTTTGTGGCTCCACCACTGTTCATGATGATGAGGGAGACCTATATCCCTGAATTGGCATTTGCACAAATGGCCTATGGAGCCAGCTTCCTGTCTTTCCTTGGAGGGGTCAGGTGGGGATTTACTCTGCCAGAAGACAGTCCAGCCAAGCCAGATCTCATGAATCTAGCCTGTAGTGGGGCTCCACTGGTGTTTTCTTGGTATGCCTTCCTTATTTCTGAAGGACTCCCTGGAGCCATTGTCATGGTGATTATGGGCTTTGGGGTGGCCTTACACAATGAAGTCTTTCTCCTACCCCATTATCCTAATTGGTTCAAAGCCTTGAGAATAGTGGTGACTCTAGtggcatttttttcatttgtagccACTTTGATACTTAAAAATGTGTATCTGGAAACTGACCTTAAACAGCCTGCTCAGGCTGAGTGA